Proteins encoded in a region of the Thermococcus stetteri genome:
- a CDS encoding sodium ion-translocating decarboxylase subunit beta, translating into MATFIDFINTLGLLHLTVGNVVMIIVGLTLVYLAIRYEMEPLLLLPIGITAVLVNLPLSHVANWPVAVNLPENVSDSIFKTITYMSEHYGEPGLFDLIYYLLIKTEVVPLLIFFGLGAMTDFGPMIADPKTALLGAAAQIGVFVAMLTALALGFNLHQSASIGIIGGADGPTTIYLTTKLAPEILAATAVAAYSYMSLVPLIQPPIIKALTSPEERKIRMEQLRPVSKREKILFPVITMIVIGLLVPSAAPLIGMLMIGNLFRESGVVERLSKAAQEELMNIVTIFLGLGVGSTMRAESFLTAQTLMILGLGVVAFASATAGGVLFGKLMMKLSGGRINPMIGAAGVSAVPMSARVVQRIAREEDPGNFILMHAMGPNVAGVIGTAVVAGVFLALLG; encoded by the coding sequence ATGGCGACCTTCATCGACTTCATTAACACCCTCGGTTTACTGCACCTCACGGTAGGGAACGTCGTGATGATCATAGTCGGCTTAACGCTCGTCTACCTGGCGATAAGGTATGAAATGGAGCCCCTCCTGCTCCTCCCGATAGGAATAACCGCGGTCCTCGTTAATCTACCGCTCTCCCACGTGGCCAACTGGCCGGTGGCCGTGAACCTGCCCGAGAACGTCAGCGACAGCATCTTCAAGACGATAACTTACATGAGCGAGCACTACGGCGAACCCGGGTTGTTCGACCTCATCTACTACCTCCTCATCAAGACAGAGGTCGTCCCACTCCTCATATTCTTCGGCCTCGGAGCCATGACTGACTTCGGGCCGATGATAGCGGATCCGAAGACTGCCCTCCTCGGAGCTGCCGCTCAGATAGGCGTCTTCGTGGCTATGCTAACAGCCCTGGCCCTCGGCTTCAACCTCCACCAGTCGGCTAGCATAGGCATCATCGGCGGTGCCGACGGACCGACGACTATCTACCTAACCACCAAGCTCGCCCCGGAGATACTCGCGGCGACGGCTGTTGCGGCTTACTCCTATATGAGCCTCGTTCCATTAATCCAGCCGCCGATCATCAAGGCCCTCACCAGCCCAGAGGAGAGAAAGATACGCATGGAGCAGCTGAGACCAGTATCGAAGAGGGAGAAGATACTCTTCCCGGTAATCACCATGATAGTCATTGGACTGCTCGTCCCGAGCGCGGCGCCGCTGATAGGAATGCTCATGATAGGCAACCTCTTCAGGGAGAGCGGCGTCGTCGAGAGGCTCAGCAAAGCGGCGCAGGAGGAGCTGATGAACATCGTCACGATCTTCCTCGGCCTCGGCGTCGGCTCAACTATGAGGGCTGAGAGCTTCCTCACGGCCCAGACCCTCATGATCCTCGGCCTCGGTGTCGTTGCCTTCGCCAGCGCCACCGCTGGGGGAGTGCTCTTCGGCAAGCTCATGATGAAGCTCAGCGGCGGAAGGATAAACCCAATGATAGGCGCCGCCGGAGTTTCGGCCGTTCCGATGTCGGCCAGGGTCGTCCAGAGGATAGCGAGGGAAGAAGACCCAGGAAACTTCATCCTCATGCACGCCATGGGGCCGAACGTCGCTGG
- a CDS encoding acetyl-CoA carboxylase biotin carboxyl carrier protein subunit: MAKVKVIVEGVEYEVEVEELPGGKFRVSFEDKTYEVEAKGLGIDVSALASAQVSAPVSAPSAPAPSPVPAPAPAPAAPSPAPVAAGEGVVTAPMPGKILRILVKEGEQVKTGQGLLILEAMKMENEIPAPKDGVVKRILVKEGDTVNTGDALIEIG; encoded by the coding sequence ATGGCGAAGGTTAAGGTCATCGTTGAGGGTGTTGAATACGAGGTTGAAGTGGAGGAACTGCCCGGAGGAAAGTTCAGGGTGAGCTTCGAGGACAAGACTTACGAGGTCGAGGCCAAAGGGCTTGGAATAGACGTGAGCGCTTTAGCAAGTGCCCAGGTCTCTGCTCCGGTTTCTGCTCCAAGTGCTCCAGCTCCGTCTCCGGTTCCCGCTCCTGCACCAGCTCCAGCGGCCCCATCACCTGCCCCTGTTGCCGCTGGTGAGGGAGTCGTTACGGCCCCAATGCCTGGAAAAATCCTTAGAATACTCGTGAAGGAGGGCGAGCAGGTCAAAACAGGCCAGGGACTGCTCATTTTAGAAGCAATGAAGATGGAGAACGAAATACCAGCGCCAAAAGACGGTGTCGTTAAGAGAATCCTCGTCAAAGAAGGAGACACCGTGAACACCGGCGATGCGTTAATAGAGATAGGGTGA
- a CDS encoding OadG family protein, which produces MTQLVEGGWITVIGVTVVFTILGILALVLYFVGWLERRLVEREKPAAAPAPAPAPVEAKPEEKPKIPPRDLAVITAAILAYTAKKASQLRPLPFRRKISDAWRLYGLQTQMEDSEDFNYEIGKW; this is translated from the coding sequence ATGACCCAGCTCGTGGAAGGCGGGTGGATAACCGTAATCGGCGTTACAGTTGTCTTCACAATCCTCGGAATCCTGGCTTTAGTTCTTTACTTCGTGGGCTGGCTCGAGAGAAGGCTGGTGGAGAGGGAAAAGCCAGCCGCTGCACCAGCACCCGCCCCTGCCCCGGTGGAGGCCAAGCCAGAGGAGAAGCCGAAGATACCCCCGAGAGATCTGGCCGTTATCACAGCGGCTATACTCGCTTACACGGCCAAGAAGGCCAGCCAGCTCAGGCCCCTTCCGTTTAGGAGGAAGATCTCGGATGCCTGGCGCCTATACGGCCTCCAGACCCAGATGGAAGATAGTGAAGATTTCAACTACGAGATAGGGAAGTGGTGA
- a CDS encoding carboxyl transferase domain-containing protein, with amino-acid sequence MSMEEKLNELYERKKKILEMGGEKAIEKQHAKGKLTARERIEKLLDPGSFVEIGMFVKHRGTEFGLDKKELPADGVITGYGTIDGRLVFVYAQDFTVMGGSLGEMHAAKIKRVMELALEAGAPVIGLNDSGGARIQEGVDSLKGYGEIFKMNTLLSGVVPQITAIMGPCAGGAVYSPAIGDFILMVDSDASFMFITGPQVVKAVTGVEVTPVQLGGAMIHAQKSGQAHLIGKSDEEVLALIRRLMSYLPSNNMEKPPRVKTSDLPFRKTENLYNIVPDDPNKGYDVRQVIYEIVDRDENGNPDFLEILPYFAPNAVVGFGRMNGQTVGIVANNPIYFAGVLDIDSSDKIARFVRTCDAFNIPIVTLVDVPGYLPGTDQEYRGIIRHGAKVLYAYAEATVPMVTVILRKAYGGAYLAMGSKHLGADFVFAWPTAEIAVMGPEGAANIIFRKEIAQAENPEEVRQQKIMEYREKFANPYVAAARGYIDDVIDPAETRAKVILALEALESKRVKLPPKKHGNIPL; translated from the coding sequence ATGAGCATGGAGGAGAAGCTCAACGAGCTGTATGAGAGGAAGAAGAAGATTCTGGAGATGGGTGGCGAGAAGGCCATCGAAAAACAGCACGCAAAGGGCAAACTAACTGCCAGGGAGCGGATTGAAAAGCTCCTCGACCCGGGAAGCTTCGTCGAGATAGGAATGTTCGTCAAGCACCGCGGAACGGAGTTCGGCCTCGACAAGAAGGAACTGCCTGCCGACGGCGTCATAACCGGCTACGGAACCATCGACGGAAGGCTCGTCTTCGTCTACGCCCAGGACTTTACAGTGATGGGCGGTTCCCTCGGCGAGATGCACGCGGCGAAGATAAAGCGCGTCATGGAGCTGGCCCTTGAGGCTGGAGCTCCAGTTATAGGCCTCAACGACTCCGGTGGAGCGAGGATTCAGGAGGGCGTTGACTCGCTTAAGGGCTACGGTGAGATATTCAAGATGAACACCCTTCTGAGCGGCGTAGTCCCGCAGATAACAGCGATCATGGGTCCCTGCGCCGGTGGAGCGGTTTACAGCCCAGCTATTGGAGACTTCATCCTCATGGTGGACAGCGATGCGAGCTTCATGTTCATCACCGGGCCGCAGGTGGTTAAGGCCGTCACCGGCGTTGAGGTGACTCCGGTTCAGCTCGGTGGCGCTATGATACACGCCCAGAAGAGCGGTCAGGCCCACCTCATAGGGAAGAGCGACGAGGAGGTTCTTGCTTTAATAAGGAGGCTCATGAGTTACCTGCCATCGAACAACATGGAGAAGCCGCCGCGCGTTAAGACGAGCGATCTCCCGTTCAGGAAGACCGAGAACCTCTACAACATAGTCCCGGACGACCCGAACAAGGGCTACGACGTGAGGCAGGTCATATACGAGATAGTTGACCGCGACGAGAACGGGAACCCCGACTTCCTCGAGATACTCCCGTACTTCGCCCCGAACGCCGTTGTCGGCTTTGGAAGGATGAACGGCCAGACCGTTGGAATAGTCGCCAACAACCCGATATACTTCGCCGGTGTTCTCGACATAGACAGCTCGGACAAGATAGCTCGTTTCGTTAGAACCTGCGACGCCTTCAACATCCCGATAGTCACCCTCGTTGACGTTCCTGGCTACCTGCCTGGAACCGACCAGGAGTACCGCGGGATCATCAGACACGGAGCCAAAGTCCTCTACGCCTACGCCGAAGCCACCGTCCCGATGGTTACCGTCATCCTGAGGAAGGCCTACGGTGGAGCGTACTTAGCCATGGGAAGCAAGCACCTCGGAGCCGACTTCGTCTTTGCCTGGCCGACTGCGGAGATAGCAGTTATGGGCCCAGAGGGAGCGGCCAACATCATCTTCAGAAAGGAGATAGCCCAAGCCGAGAACCCGGAGGAAGTCCGTCAGCAGAAGATAATGGAATACCGCGAGAAGTTCGCCAACCCGTACGTTGCAGCTGCTCGTGGGTATATCGACGACGTGATTGATCCGGCCGAGACCAGGGCGAAGGTAATCCTGGCCCTCGAAGCCCTGGAGAGCAAGAGGGTAAAGCTCCCGCCGAAGAAGCACGGCAACATACCGCTGTGA
- a CDS encoding translation initiation factor IF-2 subunit beta, whose protein sequence is MSEKVDFYDFEGLLDKAYEELPENVKHHHSRFEVPPAQVTIAGNRTIIENFVDIAEAMNRDPNHLLKFLLREVATAGTLEGRRAILQGRFTPYLIANKLKKYLKEFVICPVCGSPDTKIIKKGRFHFLKCEACGAETPIQHL, encoded by the coding sequence ATGAGCGAGAAGGTAGACTTTTACGATTTCGAAGGACTCCTCGATAAGGCTTACGAGGAACTCCCTGAAAACGTCAAACACCACCACTCACGTTTCGAGGTTCCGCCGGCGCAGGTGACTATAGCAGGAAACAGGACCATCATAGAGAACTTCGTGGACATAGCGGAGGCCATGAACCGCGACCCGAACCACCTTCTCAAGTTCCTCCTGAGGGAGGTTGCTACCGCTGGAACCCTCGAAGGAAGAAGGGCCATCCTCCAGGGACGCTTCACTCCATACCTCATAGCCAACAAGCTGAAGAAGTACCTCAAGGAGTTCGTTATCTGTCCCGTCTGCGGAAGCCCGGACACGAAGATAATCAAGAAGGGCCGCTTCCACTTCCTCAAGTGTGAAGCCTGTGGTGCTGAAACACCGATCCAGCACCTCTGA